A window from Nitrospira sp. ND1 encodes these proteins:
- a CDS encoding LysR substrate-binding domain-containing protein: protein MELRQIEYFMAVAAHQNFSRAAEHVHVSQPSLSIQIGGLEKELGTRLFDRLGRKVVLTQAGELFHVHAERALRELDQAEQVVQELLGAKRGRLVVGALSTVNSYLIAPLVSRFKQRFPDIHLQVHAQASADVVSGLLSNRLDIGICLLPLTHPQLTTVPLFEERLALVAPAGMNIGKRRARIQDLARLPLVLMPVDYCLRKMVEAECAKAGVHPQVVLEMSSPEGILQAVAEGTGATILPELYVRSRLPGMDLQVIDLYDPTPRHAVGLAYLTKRHRGLAAEEFAAICHTTMRDLQSDPEQSRRNRPTRRAAGQK, encoded by the coding sequence ATGGAATTGCGTCAAATTGAGTATTTCATGGCCGTGGCGGCCCACCAAAACTTCAGCCGCGCGGCGGAACATGTCCATGTCTCCCAACCTTCTTTATCGATCCAAATCGGCGGCCTCGAAAAGGAACTGGGCACCCGCCTGTTCGACCGGCTCGGCCGGAAAGTCGTCCTGACTCAGGCCGGCGAGTTGTTTCATGTGCATGCGGAGCGGGCTTTGCGAGAGCTGGATCAGGCCGAGCAGGTGGTGCAAGAGCTGCTCGGCGCAAAACGGGGCCGCTTGGTGGTGGGCGCACTCTCAACGGTCAACTCCTACCTCATTGCCCCGCTGGTCTCTCGGTTCAAGCAACGTTTCCCCGACATCCACCTTCAAGTGCATGCCCAGGCCTCGGCAGATGTCGTGAGTGGGCTGCTGTCCAATCGCCTCGACATCGGGATCTGCTTACTGCCGCTGACGCATCCACAACTGACGACCGTCCCGCTGTTTGAAGAACGCCTGGCCCTCGTGGCCCCGGCAGGCATGAACATCGGGAAACGTCGTGCGCGCATCCAAGACCTCGCACGGCTTCCCCTGGTCCTCATGCCGGTCGATTATTGTCTGCGCAAAATGGTTGAAGCCGAATGCGCCAAGGCGGGTGTGCATCCGCAGGTGGTGCTGGAAATGAGTTCACCCGAAGGAATCCTTCAGGCTGTAGCGGAGGGAACGGGAGCCACGATTCTTCCCGAGCTCTACGTCCGCTCGCGACTCCCCGGAATGGATCTACAGGTGATCGATCTCTACGATCCCACTCCCCGTCATGCCGTCGGCTTGGCGTATCTCACGAAGCGACACCGCGGACTGGCCGCTGAGGAGTTTGCAGCGATCTGCCACACGACGATGCGGGACCTGCAATCCGATCCCGAACAGTCCAGGCGGAACCGGCCAACAAGGCGTGCAGCAGGGCAGAAATAG